One Roseimaritima multifibrata DNA window includes the following coding sequences:
- a CDS encoding sugar phosphate isomerase/epimerase family protein: MTTDKKWPIGVFASVDAGLGVQWDVIRQLKVPTIQLHAPAPESRTAEVAERLRGQLAEMDVTLTAVFGGFDGESYADIPTVERTIGLVPEETRAARLAEMKEIADFAALLECPVVALHLGFVPQEMDDPRMPGIIEVTRDLCDHCAAQGQALHLETGQETADELLAFLAAVDRKNLHVNFDPANMILYGTGEPIPALKKLAPHVKSVHCKDGTWSDQPGKTWGAEVPLGEGDVDMALYVKTLDEIGYDGPLTIEREIPQEPERQIAEIGSAVELLRKLTS, from the coding sequence ATGACGACGGATAAGAAGTGGCCCATCGGCGTATTTGCGAGTGTGGATGCAGGACTTGGCGTGCAGTGGGATGTGATCCGCCAGCTAAAGGTCCCCACGATTCAGTTACATGCTCCAGCACCGGAGTCCCGGACGGCCGAAGTTGCCGAACGACTGCGAGGCCAGTTGGCTGAAATGGACGTCACGTTGACGGCCGTATTCGGTGGATTTGATGGCGAATCGTACGCCGATATTCCGACGGTCGAGCGAACCATTGGTCTGGTACCTGAGGAGACTCGCGCCGCGCGTCTAGCCGAGATGAAAGAAATCGCCGATTTCGCTGCCCTGTTGGAATGCCCCGTGGTCGCCTTGCACCTAGGTTTTGTGCCTCAGGAAATGGATGATCCGCGGATGCCGGGGATCATCGAAGTGACGCGCGATCTGTGTGACCACTGCGCCGCCCAAGGTCAGGCACTTCACCTGGAAACAGGGCAAGAAACCGCTGATGAATTGCTCGCTTTCTTGGCTGCCGTCGATCGCAAAAATTTGCATGTCAATTTCGATCCTGCCAACATGATTTTGTACGGCACGGGCGAACCGATTCCCGCGTTGAAAAAACTAGCACCTCATGTGAAAAGTGTTCACTGCAAAGACGGCACCTGGAGCGACCAGCCCGGCAAGACCTGGGGGGCCGAAGTGCCTCTTGGCGAAGGCGATGTGGATATGGCTTTGTACGTCAAGACTTTGGACGAAATCGGTTACGACGGGCCGCTGACCATCGAGCGAGAAATCCCGCAAGAACCCGAACGTCAGATCGCTGAAATCGGTAGTGCAGTCGAATTGCTGCGAAAGTTGACTAGCTAG
- a CDS encoding competence/damage-inducible protein A, with protein sequence MIGEVIAIGDEMTTGARVDTNSAWLSQQLAAVGVRTFFQTTVADDIEAGVQAFRIAAQRADIVIATGGLGPTRDDLTREVLAMLMNQPLEFRPEVMEHIQTLFSRRGREMPERNRLQAMFPVGADVVPNPQGTAPGLDLTFPREGLPPSRIFALPGVPAEMKQMVQATVLPRLVASGLAGQRVMRQQVVKCFGVGESEMESRLGNMIARDRTPSVGITVSRATISLRITADATDDALALQQIMETRQQIYQLVPEFIFGEGEGCELQDAVSDALVHRAESLAVIEAGAAAPLAGWLAGKPGFRAGIYVPELNDLEKRKDEPQEEIFARIASENKVDWLLAVDAYPQLPETDQPLPAFPLRVLIWKAIPSSESKGELQVSELELGGHPDIVQDRIAKAALDILRKQLKRKTKDN encoded by the coding sequence GTGATCGGAGAAGTGATCGCGATCGGCGACGAAATGACCACCGGAGCTCGTGTCGACACGAACTCCGCGTGGCTCAGTCAGCAGTTGGCTGCGGTCGGAGTCCGGACGTTTTTCCAGACCACCGTCGCCGATGATATCGAAGCCGGAGTTCAGGCGTTTCGTATCGCTGCCCAGCGAGCCGATATCGTGATCGCAACAGGCGGCCTGGGGCCGACACGCGATGATCTAACACGAGAAGTGCTGGCGATGTTGATGAATCAACCGCTGGAATTTCGGCCTGAAGTGATGGAGCATATTCAGACGCTCTTCTCACGCCGTGGACGCGAGATGCCTGAACGCAATCGCCTGCAGGCGATGTTCCCGGTCGGTGCGGATGTCGTGCCGAATCCCCAAGGGACCGCTCCCGGACTGGACCTGACTTTCCCGCGCGAAGGTTTGCCCCCTTCGCGTATCTTTGCACTTCCCGGCGTCCCTGCCGAGATGAAGCAGATGGTGCAGGCGACCGTCCTTCCGCGATTGGTGGCCAGTGGGTTGGCGGGCCAGCGAGTCATGCGCCAGCAGGTTGTCAAATGTTTCGGAGTCGGCGAGAGCGAGATGGAGTCTCGTCTGGGAAACATGATCGCACGGGACCGAACCCCTTCGGTCGGAATTACCGTCAGCCGTGCGACAATCTCGCTGCGGATCACGGCCGATGCCACGGATGATGCCCTGGCACTGCAGCAGATTATGGAAACTCGCCAGCAGATCTATCAATTGGTTCCTGAATTTATTTTCGGAGAAGGCGAAGGCTGTGAACTGCAGGATGCCGTGTCGGACGCGCTGGTCCACCGAGCCGAATCGCTGGCGGTGATCGAAGCCGGAGCCGCCGCACCATTGGCTGGCTGGCTGGCTGGCAAACCTGGCTTTCGAGCCGGCATTTACGTGCCCGAATTAAACGATTTGGAAAAACGCAAAGACGAGCCGCAGGAAGAAATCTTCGCGCGTATCGCAAGCGAGAACAAAGTCGACTGGCTCCTAGCCGTCGATGCGTATCCACAGCTTCCAGAAACCGATCAGCCTCTACCCGCATTTCCGCTAAGGGTGTTGATTTGGAAAGCCATCCCCAGCAGTGAATCCAAGGGAGAGCTGCAGGTATCCGAATTAGAACTAGGCGGCCATCCCGACATCGTGCAAGACCGAATCGCAAAGGCAGCACTAGATATCCTAAGAAAGCAGCTAAAAAGGAAAACCAAAGACAACTAA
- a CDS encoding PAS domain-containing hybrid sensor histidine kinase/response regulator gives MSSNDSEATPRSFSKSQVLEGLLESVDDLVWAATPDYRKLLYINPAAAEIYGVPLDEMKRSPKTLVDAIHEEDRALADQRMSQLAESGWATAEYRIVRPDGSVRWVRERLQMVMEATGQPHHIRGVAQDITSERSAAVALQNADAAYRALVDSLPISVTRKDCDGRIQFANERFCKGCSRTLEDLLGKTDFDLFPAHLAKKYRADDQLVLEAGQVYHSIEENTVDDNVTYVEVFKAPMRDRNGQIVGVQIMYWDVTEQKKSEAEAQYQKFLLDTLLQHVPDAIYFKDAHSRFIRLSDSMLGKLGVESTQQAIGKSDADFFSRPHAQEALSDERQVMATGEPVVGKLECETYEDKEETWCSSTKLPLRDLHGQVIGTFGISRDVTQQMKAEQELARERDLLRTIINLLPDLIFVKDRVGRFVIVNEAHRKLMGLETAEELVGKSDFDFMPLELVCNYVADDQQVMRTGQPMVGHEEVAQSHDGSEIWLLTSKVPLRDSEGEIIGLVGIGHDITEMKKAGQELLAAKDTADAANRAKSDFLANMSHEIRTPMNAIIGMTELLLDTDIDDSQREYLVMVQASGESLLSIINDILDFSKIEAGKLELDVSEFDLREGLGDTMKALALRAHAKELELAFRIDPNVPQKLVGDGGRLRQVIVNLVGNAVKFTQHGEVVVDVNAVERSDETVKLQVCVRDTGIGIPLEQQKRIFQEFEQADTSTTRRFGGTGLGLAISSRLIHIMGGDLWLESEPNVGSQFFFTVTLERASNGGAPYDDMVVVGGTQVLIVDDNKTNRQILCEMLKNWGMRPQAYERPEEGLEALQACHAEGKPFGLILSDVQMPDVDGFEFAQWVRNSEDVKHTPIIMLTSGGRNGDAERRSNLKIADRLMKPVKQSELFDSIVRVLGVTAPEKENARDENVSASGYDFGTLRVLLAEDNLVNQKLAVGVLKKNGHVVTVVNNGQEAIDQLEEGSYDLVLMDVQMPVLDGLSATREIRESEKHTGRHIPIIAMTAHALKGDREKCLESGMDEYIAKPIRVSVMMDKFQVVLGSANRTDDPNDGSESGEEQSSERPAEPVPSVAIAAVDEAKLAEPAASPTVQADSNVQSPEDDSHAMSIAEDAARLFPEEPVIDWVKATAIVGGDPDLLNEILAVYLKEKNSLLVTIDNSLLANDHDTLFRAAHTLKGASAAVGAAGAVEAAKRLELAARDGQTDGLKEMHDQLLVEVASVQREIERHQAAQDQK, from the coding sequence ATGAGTTCGAATGATTCCGAAGCGACCCCACGCTCCTTTAGCAAGAGTCAAGTTCTTGAGGGGTTGCTTGAATCGGTCGACGACCTGGTTTGGGCGGCGACGCCCGACTATCGCAAGCTCTTGTACATCAACCCCGCAGCAGCCGAGATCTACGGCGTCCCTTTGGACGAAATGAAGCGGAGCCCTAAGACGTTAGTGGATGCCATCCATGAAGAGGATCGGGCGCTGGCGGATCAGCGGATGAGCCAGTTGGCAGAATCTGGTTGGGCGACCGCTGAATACCGCATCGTCCGCCCTGACGGAAGTGTCCGCTGGGTCCGCGAGCGATTGCAGATGGTGATGGAAGCAACTGGACAGCCTCACCATATTCGCGGAGTCGCTCAAGACATTACATCGGAGCGTTCCGCTGCGGTGGCGCTGCAGAATGCGGACGCCGCCTATCGGGCGCTTGTCGATAGCCTGCCAATCAGTGTGACTCGCAAAGACTGCGACGGTCGCATCCAGTTTGCGAACGAAAGGTTTTGCAAAGGCTGCAGTCGGACGCTGGAAGACTTGCTGGGTAAAACCGATTTTGATTTGTTCCCCGCGCATCTTGCCAAGAAGTATCGCGCCGACGATCAGTTGGTGCTGGAAGCCGGGCAGGTCTACCATTCGATCGAGGAGAACACGGTCGACGATAATGTGACCTATGTCGAAGTGTTTAAGGCTCCGATGCGTGACCGGAATGGTCAGATCGTCGGCGTGCAGATCATGTACTGGGATGTCACCGAGCAAAAGAAATCCGAAGCCGAAGCGCAGTACCAAAAATTTCTGCTCGACACGCTTTTGCAGCACGTCCCCGACGCGATCTATTTTAAGGACGCTCACAGTCGCTTCATCCGGCTCAGCGATAGCATGCTCGGCAAACTGGGGGTCGAGTCGACGCAGCAGGCAATCGGAAAATCGGACGCTGATTTCTTTTCGCGCCCCCATGCTCAGGAAGCGTTAAGCGATGAACGCCAGGTGATGGCGACCGGCGAACCAGTGGTGGGCAAGCTGGAATGCGAAACCTACGAGGACAAAGAGGAGACTTGGTGCTCGTCGACAAAGCTTCCTCTGCGAGACCTGCATGGCCAAGTGATCGGTACCTTTGGAATATCCAGAGATGTTACGCAGCAGATGAAAGCCGAGCAGGAATTGGCTCGTGAGCGGGATCTGTTGCGGACGATTATCAACCTGCTGCCCGATTTGATCTTCGTGAAAGATCGCGTCGGACGGTTTGTGATCGTCAACGAAGCCCATCGCAAATTAATGGGACTAGAAACCGCCGAGGAATTGGTCGGTAAATCCGATTTCGATTTCATGCCGTTGGAATTGGTTTGTAATTATGTGGCCGATGACCAGCAGGTGATGCGCACCGGCCAGCCGATGGTCGGTCATGAAGAAGTCGCCCAGTCGCACGATGGATCTGAAATCTGGCTGCTCACTTCCAAGGTCCCGCTGCGAGATTCTGAAGGAGAGATCATCGGCTTGGTTGGTATCGGGCACGATATCACGGAAATGAAAAAGGCAGGTCAGGAATTGCTCGCGGCCAAAGATACCGCGGACGCCGCGAACCGCGCAAAGAGCGATTTCCTGGCGAATATGAGCCACGAAATTCGGACGCCGATGAACGCGATTATCGGGATGACCGAATTACTGCTTGATACCGATATCGACGATAGCCAGCGAGAATACCTCGTGATGGTTCAGGCTTCGGGAGAATCGCTTCTTTCGATCATCAACGACATCCTCGATTTCTCTAAGATCGAAGCAGGCAAGCTGGAATTGGATGTCTCCGAATTTGATCTTCGCGAAGGTCTGGGGGATACGATGAAAGCCCTCGCCCTGCGGGCTCATGCCAAAGAACTGGAGCTTGCGTTTCGGATCGACCCCAATGTTCCTCAGAAGCTGGTGGGCGACGGAGGCCGGTTGCGGCAGGTGATTGTCAACTTGGTCGGGAACGCCGTGAAGTTCACTCAGCACGGAGAGGTGGTGGTCGACGTTAACGCCGTCGAACGCTCCGATGAAACGGTCAAACTTCAGGTCTGCGTGCGCGACACCGGAATCGGGATCCCGCTGGAACAGCAGAAAAGGATCTTTCAAGAATTTGAACAGGCCGACACCTCGACCACGCGGCGGTTTGGTGGAACCGGTTTGGGGCTGGCCATTTCTTCGCGGCTGATCCATATCATGGGCGGCGATCTTTGGCTGGAAAGCGAACCAAACGTTGGCAGCCAGTTCTTCTTTACCGTTACGCTTGAACGAGCCAGTAACGGGGGTGCACCTTATGACGATATGGTCGTCGTTGGGGGGACTCAGGTCCTGATCGTCGACGACAATAAAACAAATCGTCAGATCCTCTGCGAGATGCTGAAGAACTGGGGCATGCGTCCTCAGGCGTACGAACGTCCCGAAGAAGGGTTGGAAGCCTTGCAAGCTTGCCACGCAGAAGGGAAACCTTTTGGGCTGATTCTTAGCGATGTGCAAATGCCCGACGTCGATGGATTCGAATTCGCTCAGTGGGTCCGAAATTCCGAAGACGTTAAGCACACGCCGATCATCATGTTGACCTCCGGCGGGCGAAATGGAGACGCCGAGCGACGCTCGAATCTGAAAATCGCCGATCGATTGATGAAGCCGGTAAAACAGTCCGAATTGTTCGATTCCATCGTGCGAGTCCTGGGAGTCACCGCTCCGGAGAAAGAGAACGCAAGAGACGAAAACGTATCCGCTTCCGGCTATGATTTTGGCACGCTGCGAGTGCTGCTGGCCGAAGACAATTTGGTGAATCAGAAACTTGCCGTCGGAGTCTTAAAGAAGAATGGCCATGTGGTCACGGTCGTCAACAATGGGCAGGAAGCGATCGACCAGTTGGAGGAAGGGAGCTACGATTTAGTCCTGATGGATGTTCAGATGCCAGTCTTGGATGGCCTCTCGGCGACTCGCGAAATTCGTGAATCGGAGAAGCACACCGGCAGGCACATTCCAATCATCGCGATGACCGCTCACGCGTTAAAAGGTGACCGCGAGAAGTGTTTAGAATCGGGGATGGATGAATACATCGCCAAACCGATCCGAGTCTCGGTGATGATGGACAAGTTCCAAGTCGTGCTGGGGTCAGCGAACCGAACGGATGACCCGAATGATGGAAGCGAAAGCGGCGAGGAACAGTCCTCGGAACGCCCCGCAGAACCGGTTCCCTCGGTCGCGATTGCTGCCGTTGACGAAGCGAAGTTGGCGGAGCCTGCTGCAAGCCCTACAGTGCAGGCTGATTCAAACGTTCAAAGCCCAGAGGATGATTCGCACGCCATGTCGATTGCAGAGGATGCCGCACGCCTGTTTCCCGAAGAGCCCGTGATCGACTGGGTCAAAGCGACTGCGATCGTAGGGGGAGACCCCGATCTGTTGAACGAGATTTTGGCCGTTTACTTGAAAGAGAAAAACAGTCTTCTCGTGACGATCGATAATTCGCTTTTGGCGAACGATCATGATACGCTTTTCCGAGCCGCTCACACCTTAAAGGGGGCCTCGGCCGCAGTCGGGGCCGCCGGCGCCGTCGAAGCGGCCAAGCGATTGGAGCTAGCCGCACGTGACGGGCAAACGGATGGTTTGAAAGAGATGCATGATCAACTGTTAGTTGAAGTCGCATCGGTCCAGCGAGAAATCGAGCGGCATCAAGCAGCTCAAGATCAAAAGTAA
- a CDS encoding 3-keto-disaccharide hydrolase, whose product MVFVNRLLAALCLTAALLSPASAEPPIEEGFTPLFNGTDTKGWHGSEEWFRIEDQQIIAGSLDRPIPRNEFLRTDKEYKDFELRLQFQLTGEKANAGVQFRTEEIPDHHEVRGYQADLGPGWYGCLYDESRRRKVLAGPEADKRDKIIRANEWNDYRIRCEGNRIRLWINGEKTVDYKETDDTIPQTGIIAVQVHSGPPMEARYRNLRIKELK is encoded by the coding sequence ATGGTGTTTGTGAACCGATTACTCGCCGCCTTATGCCTGACCGCTGCCCTGCTCTCCCCTGCCTCCGCCGAACCGCCCATCGAAGAAGGCTTTACGCCCCTCTTCAACGGGACGGACACCAAGGGTTGGCATGGGAGCGAGGAATGGTTCCGGATCGAAGACCAGCAGATCATCGCGGGGAGTCTGGATCGCCCGATTCCAAGAAATGAGTTCCTTCGGACCGACAAAGAGTACAAGGACTTCGAGCTCCGGTTGCAGTTTCAGTTAACGGGAGAGAAAGCAAACGCCGGAGTCCAATTCAGGACCGAAGAGATTCCCGATCATCACGAAGTCCGAGGCTATCAAGCCGATTTAGGGCCGGGATGGTATGGCTGTTTGTACGACGAATCGAGACGCAGAAAGGTCTTGGCCGGTCCCGAAGCCGACAAGCGGGACAAAATCATTCGAGCCAACGAATGGAACGACTACCGGATCCGCTGTGAAGGAAACCGGATCCGATTGTGGATCAACGGAGAAAAGACCGTCGACTACAAGGAAACCGACGACACGATCCCGCAAACAGGCATCATCGCCGTCCAGGTCCACTCCGGACCACCCATGGAAGCTAGGTACCGCAATCTAAGAATCAAAGAACTAAAATAA
- a CDS encoding site-specific integrase, translating into MSAKLPKYRKHQSGRARVTINGRDYYLGPYGTKASHREYDRVIAEYLGSGRSGTFGMEQECYTVAMLLADYARHARRYYGTDESSEFHRIKRAVKPLKHLYAKVAADEFGPNRFKTCRQQLIDDGLSRNGINAHMKRVARMFKWAAAEGKIPATVYQTLRLIDSLKAGRTEAYETEPVLPVSQEVINATLPMLSQIVADMVSVQLLVGCRPAEICRLTPGCIDREGEVWIATLTEHKTKHHGHSRRLFIGPQAQGILLPYLDRNCDEKIFQPIEADRLRRKQQSKSRITPISCGNRPGKRSGGLKGSKGKKRPGSEFTTNSYRRAIHNACDNAFPAPVPLRQLPGESDAARWRRLTETECSELKKWQSKHRWSPNRLRHSRGTDIRREYGLEAAQVVLGHAKADVTQVYAERDIELAKKVAKEYG; encoded by the coding sequence ATGTCTGCAAAATTGCCGAAGTACCGAAAGCATCAGAGCGGTCGTGCGAGAGTCACGATCAATGGACGTGATTATTATTTGGGTCCGTATGGAACCAAGGCAAGCCACCGTGAATACGACCGGGTGATCGCTGAGTATCTGGGGAGCGGCCGAAGCGGCACGTTTGGTATGGAACAAGAGTGCTACACGGTTGCAATGCTTCTTGCGGACTACGCGAGGCACGCAAGACGCTACTATGGGACCGATGAATCATCCGAGTTCCACCGCATCAAGCGAGCCGTCAAGCCGTTGAAGCATCTCTATGCCAAGGTTGCTGCTGATGAATTCGGTCCGAATCGCTTTAAGACGTGTCGCCAGCAGTTGATTGATGACGGGCTGTCGCGAAACGGGATCAACGCCCACATGAAACGAGTGGCCAGGATGTTCAAGTGGGCGGCGGCGGAGGGCAAGATTCCTGCCACCGTCTATCAAACTCTTCGGTTGATAGACTCTTTAAAGGCTGGGCGAACTGAGGCATACGAAACCGAACCGGTGCTGCCTGTATCGCAGGAAGTGATTAACGCAACGCTTCCGATGCTCTCGCAAATTGTCGCGGACATGGTAAGTGTCCAGCTTCTTGTCGGCTGCCGACCCGCAGAAATTTGCCGTCTCACTCCTGGTTGCATCGATCGCGAAGGAGAGGTCTGGATTGCAACGCTTACCGAGCACAAAACGAAGCATCATGGGCACTCTCGGCGACTCTTCATCGGCCCGCAGGCTCAAGGGATTCTGTTGCCCTACCTCGATCGCAATTGTGACGAAAAAATATTCCAGCCGATTGAGGCTGACCGGCTTAGACGAAAGCAGCAGTCAAAAAGTCGGATCACTCCGATTTCTTGCGGAAATCGACCAGGCAAGAGGTCAGGTGGGTTGAAAGGGAGTAAAGGTAAGAAGCGGCCCGGTAGTGAGTTTACAACTAACAGTTATCGGCGTGCGATTCACAATGCGTGCGACAATGCCTTTCCTGCTCCAGTGCCGTTGCGGCAGTTGCCAGGCGAGTCAGACGCGGCGAGGTGGCGCCGACTGACTGAAACGGAATGTTCTGAATTGAAGAAATGGCAAAGCAAGCACCGGTGGAGTCCGAACAGATTGCGGCACAGTCGAGGGACTGATATTCGCCGGGAGTATGGTCTCGAGGCTGCTCAGGTTGTCCTTGGGCATGCGAAAGCTGATGTCACTCAGGTCTATGCAGAGCGTGATATTGAGCTGGCTAAGAAAGTGGCCAAGGAATATGGCTGA
- a CDS encoding DUF1580 domain-containing protein: protein MITASAGMLRLLDAIRVATGLEIRSETALRWCRQANKHGVKLEAWKIGNRVYSTVEAVRRFVEQNTLAMSSSTPAPQVNRSSERLHNKAMKELDDLGF, encoded by the coding sequence ATGATCACTGCTTCTGCTGGTATGCTGCGGTTGCTGGATGCGATTCGCGTCGCAACCGGGCTGGAAATCCGTTCCGAGACCGCACTCCGTTGGTGCCGTCAGGCAAACAAGCACGGTGTGAAGCTTGAAGCCTGGAAAATCGGAAACCGTGTCTATTCAACGGTAGAAGCAGTTCGACGATTCGTGGAGCAAAACACGTTGGCAATGAGCTCAAGTACTCCGGCTCCTCAAGTTAATCGCTCATCGGAAAGGCTGCACAACAAGGCAATGAAGGAGCTTGATGATCTAGGGTTTTGA